The sequence GTCGGCAGATCGCCCGAACCCGCGCCACCAGCTCTCCCAGCTCAAAAGGCTTCGGCAAATAGTCATCCGCCCCCGCGTTCAGTCCCTCGATCCGCTCGTCCACCGCCCCACGGGCCGAGAGCAGTAGCACGGGCACGTTGTTCCCGCGCTCCCGCAACTGCTTCACGATGCTCAAGCCGTCCCGCCCGGGCAGCATGATATCCAAGACCAAGGCGTCGAACGGAGTAATCAAGGCCGCCGCGAGTCCTTCATCCCCGCGATGCAGGACATCCACGGCATACCCTTCGGCCTGCAGCGCCTTACGAACAAAGGAGCTGGTCTTCTTTTCGTCTTCGACGATCAGAATGCGCATGCCGGACCGTACCACATTGGCCGGCTCCACCGAAAGACCGAAGATAGTCATTTAACCCGAACTCCGAAG is a genomic window of Verrucomicrobiales bacterium containing:
- a CDS encoding response regulator transcription factor; its protein translation is MRILIVEDEKKTSSFVRKALQAEGYAVDVLHRGDEGLAAALITPFDALVLDIMLPGRDGLSIVKQLRERGNNVPVLLLSARGAVDERIEGLNAGADDYLPKPFELGELVARVRAICRRTQGASRSTVLRLADLSLDTVTREVRRSDQLIHLSPREFRFLEHLLRSAGRICTRMMLLEKVWDYDFDPGTNVVDVYAGRVREKVDGGFEVKLVHTVRGVGYVMKEPQ